The Corallococcus caeni genome includes a region encoding these proteins:
- a CDS encoding MaoC family dehydratase, giving the protein MRYFEDFPIGEIMERGPYVVTREEILAFARQFDPQPFHIDEDAAGKSIYGGIIASGWHTAAICHKLMVEGLLGKAAGMGSPGLDELRWKKPVRPGDTLTVRITTLEAKPSASKPDRGALKLGLEVVNQHGEVVMTEVANALFARRPPAP; this is encoded by the coding sequence ATGCGCTACTTCGAGGACTTCCCCATCGGCGAGATCATGGAGCGGGGGCCGTACGTGGTGACGCGCGAGGAGATCCTCGCGTTCGCGCGCCAGTTCGACCCCCAGCCCTTCCACATCGACGAGGACGCCGCCGGCAAGAGCATCTACGGCGGCATCATCGCCAGCGGCTGGCACACCGCCGCCATCTGCCACAAGCTCATGGTGGAGGGCCTGCTGGGCAAGGCCGCCGGCATGGGCTCACCGGGCCTGGACGAGCTGCGCTGGAAGAAGCCCGTGCGCCCGGGTGACACGCTCACCGTGCGCATCACGACGCTGGAGGCGAAGCCCTCCGCGAGCAAGCCGGACCGCGGCGCGCTGAAGCTGGGCCTGGAGGTCGTGAACCAGCACGGCGAGGTGGTGATGACGGAGGTGGCCAACGCCCTCTTCGCCCGCCGCCCCCCGGCCCCCTAG
- a CDS encoding FxsA family protein, which yields MLKVLVIVCILLPLAELYLLITLGHHIGLGATLALLAGSAVLGSLIARRQGERVFRNWREAMAGGGVPEEGLLNGVLILVGGALLIAPGFISDVMGLALMVPPVRRWMTARVRRSLEQTLQSGAVRFTHMGGIGPMPAEDPFLDARRFDSQETPATTEPSDDPATFRRPRSEGGEVDAEFTSDEEPRG from the coding sequence GTGCTCAAGGTCCTCGTCATCGTCTGCATCCTGTTGCCCCTGGCGGAGCTGTACCTGCTGATCACGCTGGGGCACCACATCGGCTTGGGAGCCACGCTCGCGCTGCTGGCCGGCTCCGCCGTGCTGGGAAGCCTCATCGCCCGGAGGCAGGGCGAGCGGGTGTTCCGCAACTGGCGTGAAGCCATGGCCGGCGGCGGAGTGCCCGAGGAGGGCCTGCTCAACGGCGTGCTGATCCTGGTGGGCGGGGCGCTGCTCATCGCGCCGGGGTTCATCTCGGACGTGATGGGGCTGGCGCTGATGGTGCCGCCGGTGCGCCGCTGGATGACGGCGCGGGTGCGGCGCTCGCTGGAGCAGACGCTGCAGTCGGGCGCCGTGCGGTTCACGCACATGGGGGGCATCGGGCCCATGCCGGCCGAGGACCCGTTCCTGGACGCCCGGCGCTTCGATTCACAGGAGACGCCCGCGACGACGGAGCCCTCGGACGACCCCGCGACCTTCCGTCGCCCCCGGAGCGAAGGGGGCGAGGTGGACGCGGAGTTCACCAGCGACGAGGAACCCCGGGGCTGA
- a CDS encoding Dickkopf N-terminal cysteine-rich domain-containing protein, with product MRNTTLRGTLYVPFLALLGLLSGCILETSGGGYWPDDDYDTSYGCSSTSDCGSNQYCHSGSCWDLGSNTQGCVYSSECPGTQMCINGWCAQSCYRDSECGAGGRCKDNFCTTTGTTDGGTKTDGGTKTDGGTKPDAGTDGGTRPDGGTKPDAGTDGGSAPTCRVNTDCGTDSFCINGTCRKQCDSDDKCGPGGVCYQGLCQTPQPDPNACTTEAQCPNGRDCVNGQCRAPCTSTTECSADTKCEVGYCLPIPSGGQCKANCECPAGQVCTSGQCKSPQPDPGQSCQANCDCPSGQTCTNGYCKLPTPDAGTGSNWSCTVNCECPSGEVCTSGKCKLPPAQPSTDAGTTGTVCRANCECPAGQMCSSGQCKPVNHGSGKVCQANCECPSGERCQDNVCWL from the coding sequence ATGAGGAACACCACGCTTCGCGGCACGTTGTACGTGCCGTTCCTTGCGCTGTTAGGCCTGCTGTCGGGTTGCATCCTCGAGACGAGCGGCGGCGGGTACTGGCCCGACGACGACTACGACACCAGCTACGGCTGCTCCTCCACGTCCGACTGTGGCTCCAACCAGTACTGTCACTCCGGCAGCTGCTGGGACCTGGGTTCCAACACCCAGGGCTGCGTGTACTCCAGCGAGTGTCCCGGCACGCAGATGTGCATCAACGGCTGGTGCGCCCAGTCCTGCTACCGCGACTCGGAATGTGGCGCGGGCGGCCGCTGCAAGGACAACTTCTGCACCACCACCGGCACCACCGACGGCGGCACCAAGACGGACGGCGGCACCAAGACGGATGGCGGCACCAAGCCGGACGCGGGCACGGACGGCGGCACCAGGCCGGACGGCGGCACCAAGCCGGACGCGGGCACGGACGGCGGCTCCGCCCCTACCTGCCGGGTCAATACTGACTGCGGCACGGACAGCTTCTGCATCAACGGCACCTGCCGGAAGCAGTGCGACAGCGACGACAAGTGCGGCCCCGGCGGCGTGTGCTACCAGGGCCTGTGCCAGACGCCGCAGCCGGACCCGAACGCGTGCACCACGGAGGCCCAGTGCCCCAACGGCCGCGACTGCGTGAACGGCCAGTGCCGCGCGCCCTGCACCTCCACGACGGAGTGCTCGGCGGACACCAAGTGCGAGGTGGGCTACTGCCTGCCGATTCCTTCCGGCGGCCAGTGCAAGGCCAACTGCGAGTGCCCGGCGGGCCAGGTCTGCACCAGCGGCCAGTGCAAGTCGCCGCAGCCGGACCCGGGTCAGTCGTGCCAGGCCAACTGCGACTGCCCCTCCGGCCAGACGTGCACCAACGGCTACTGCAAGCTGCCCACGCCGGACGCGGGCACGGGCAGCAACTGGTCCTGCACGGTGAACTGCGAGTGCCCGTCCGGTGAGGTCTGCACCAGCGGCAAGTGCAAGCTGCCCCCGGCGCAGCCCTCCACGGACGCGGGGACCACCGGCACGGTGTGCCGCGCCAACTGCGAGTGCCCCGCCGGCCAGATGTGCTCGAGCGGCCAGTGCAAGCCGGTGAACCACGGCTCCGGCAAGGTCTGCCAGGCCAACTGCGAGTGCCCGTCCGGCGAGCGCTGCCAGGACAACGTCTGCTGGCTGTAG
- a CDS encoding crotonase/enoyl-CoA hydratase family protein, with protein MSVRVEKNGPVTTVILHRPEVRNAVDAGTAQALADAFRAFDADPDARVGVLYGDAGTFCAGADLKAVSEGRLLRLELDGDGPMGPSRMRLSKPVVAALSGHAVAGGLELALWCDLRVAEEDAVLGVFCRRWGVPLIDGGTVRLPRLIGLSRALDLILTGRAVSAAEALGMGLVNRVVPKGEARAAAESLAAQIAAFPQACMNADRASAYAQADLTFEDAMRQEFQGGVKVLQTESIPGATRFARGAGRHGRFE; from the coding sequence ATGAGCGTGCGCGTCGAGAAGAACGGCCCCGTCACCACCGTCATCCTCCACCGGCCGGAGGTCCGCAACGCGGTGGACGCTGGCACGGCCCAGGCGCTGGCGGACGCCTTCCGTGCCTTCGACGCGGACCCCGACGCGCGCGTGGGTGTCTTGTACGGCGACGCGGGGACGTTCTGCGCGGGCGCGGACCTGAAGGCCGTGTCCGAAGGGCGCCTGTTGCGCCTGGAGCTGGACGGGGACGGGCCCATGGGGCCTTCGCGCATGCGGCTGTCCAAGCCCGTGGTCGCCGCCCTCAGTGGCCACGCGGTGGCGGGCGGTCTGGAGCTGGCCCTGTGGTGCGACCTGCGCGTGGCGGAGGAGGACGCGGTGCTGGGCGTCTTCTGCCGCCGCTGGGGCGTGCCCCTCATCGACGGGGGCACCGTGCGCCTGCCCCGGTTGATTGGCCTGTCACGCGCCCTGGACCTCATCCTCACCGGCCGTGCGGTGTCCGCCGCCGAGGCGCTGGGCATGGGCCTGGTCAACCGCGTGGTGCCGAAGGGCGAGGCCCGGGCCGCCGCCGAGTCGCTGGCCGCGCAAATCGCCGCCTTCCCCCAGGCCTGCATGAACGCGGACCGGGCCTCCGCCTACGCGCAGGCCGACCTGACGTTCGAAGACGCGATGCGCCAGGAGTTCCAGGGCGGGGTGAAGGTGCTCCAGACGGAGTCCATCCCCGGGGCCACCCGGTTCGCCCGGGGCGCGGGCCGGCACGGCCGCTTCGAGTAG
- a CDS encoding class I SAM-dependent methyltransferase: MADEGKEETTPGAGMFENRLRKNAKRLRKWARAQGLTAFRVYDRDIPEYSYAVDLYGDHAHVVEFPRRKAHAKGANADADRAEVLAAVTSVLGVPPERTSVKTHTPQPWGRSQYGRVGEGSERLVVEEQGLKFWVNLGDYLDTGLFMDHRNTRARVRSEAKGKHFLNLFAYTGAFTVYAAAGGAASSVSVDLSNTYLDWAEDNLVLNGLADPRHVLIRADAKAWLEDQAKHGEDRYDLIVCDPPSFSTSKKMSGTFDVQRDHVRMLEHLRALMAPGGVLYFSTNFLGFELKDSATRGMEKVEELTPRSIPEDFHRKEIHRCWRMVAPSR; this comes from the coding sequence ATGGCGGACGAAGGCAAAGAGGAGACGACACCGGGCGCGGGCATGTTCGAGAACCGCCTGCGCAAGAACGCGAAGCGCCTGCGCAAGTGGGCCCGCGCGCAGGGGCTCACCGCCTTCCGCGTCTACGACCGGGACATCCCCGAGTACTCCTACGCGGTGGACCTCTACGGCGACCACGCCCACGTCGTGGAGTTCCCCCGCCGCAAGGCCCACGCGAAGGGCGCGAACGCGGACGCGGACCGCGCGGAGGTGCTCGCCGCGGTCACCTCGGTGCTGGGCGTGCCGCCCGAGCGCACGTCCGTGAAGACGCACACGCCCCAGCCTTGGGGCCGCTCGCAGTACGGCCGCGTGGGTGAGGGCAGCGAGCGGCTGGTGGTGGAGGAGCAGGGCCTCAAGTTCTGGGTGAACCTGGGCGACTACCTGGACACCGGCCTCTTCATGGACCACCGCAACACCCGCGCGCGCGTGCGCAGCGAGGCGAAGGGGAAGCACTTCCTCAACCTCTTCGCGTACACCGGCGCGTTCACCGTGTACGCGGCGGCGGGCGGCGCCGCGAGCAGCGTGAGCGTGGACCTGTCCAACACGTACCTGGACTGGGCGGAGGACAACCTGGTCCTCAATGGCCTGGCGGATCCGCGCCACGTGCTCATCCGCGCGGACGCGAAGGCGTGGCTGGAGGACCAGGCGAAGCACGGCGAGGACCGCTACGACCTCATCGTCTGCGACCCGCCGTCGTTCTCCACGTCGAAGAAGATGTCGGGGACCTTCGACGTGCAGCGCGACCACGTGCGGATGCTGGAGCACCTCCGGGCGCTCATGGCCCCCGGAGGCGTCCTCTACTTCTCCACCAACTTCCTGGGCTTCGAGCTGAAGGACTCCGCGACCCGGGGCATGGAGAAGGTGGAGGAGCTCACCCCCCGCTCCATCCCCGAGGACTTCCACCGCAAGGAGATCCACCGCTGCTGGCGCATGGTGGCTCCCTCGCGGTGA
- a CDS encoding FecR domain-containing protein — protein sequence MAGHETQALWALAAGELDAAAQARVEAHAAECAACAAEWKRVVDARALLHSARSVEPSVRWEETGAKLKAEAAKRMARREPRFLSPWAMTLAGACAVALVLWLGGSLWKKAGTQAPSVIATGSGTGTAPAGVESTGQPGSTEEAVAVRQETAFEKQEAVAVRQEAASTTEAELVTGAVLREASGSEHALAAGMRLRSGMAVRTPPKASAVLRLPDASRVRLSAGSDVVFARAESNAVHLTVQQGRLSVRASHAKREAFLVESAGLRVSVVGTVFSVERTAAGAAVAVLEGRVRVDAEGQPPRFVDAGERVELAGTGEALKPRALSAGDRQAFRDLRAAEPGPAVASALPTKKAPPRPEGGSSPRQSVATAANPLDAPAPGTPSVEDNAAPSQAVANVTPDSPAPEMPRQSVATASNPLESAPAQAQASNTEIPQAVAVIPNEASPSDDFVPYPGSPTGSLASSAPLPTPGAVQAPSMAPAAPTEPRKRKTLSALVPGGLLSDDSDERFLGYAKVQTAAATCGRFLVGLGEIAAASPRTGHREEARILRGRCFNKQHQPSDAEDEFRQYLREFPNGRYATEARIALGLSAEPQPGAPANAPAPLPVPTPVTPRWNGSPQRTPVSPGVPRRW from the coding sequence ATGGCCGGCCATGAGACGCAGGCCCTGTGGGCGCTGGCCGCGGGGGAGCTGGATGCGGCCGCCCAGGCCCGCGTGGAGGCGCACGCGGCGGAGTGCGCCGCGTGCGCGGCGGAGTGGAAGCGCGTGGTGGACGCCCGGGCGCTGTTGCACTCGGCGCGTTCGGTGGAGCCCTCCGTGCGGTGGGAGGAGACCGGGGCGAAGCTGAAGGCCGAGGCGGCGAAGCGGATGGCCCGGCGCGAGCCGAGGTTCCTGTCGCCCTGGGCGATGACGCTCGCGGGGGCCTGCGCCGTCGCGCTGGTGCTGTGGCTGGGCGGTTCGCTCTGGAAGAAGGCGGGGACACAAGCCCCGTCGGTCATCGCGACGGGCTCGGGCACTGGGACCGCGCCGGCCGGGGTGGAGTCCACCGGCCAACCCGGGTCAACGGAAGAAGCCGTCGCGGTCCGGCAGGAGACTGCCTTCGAGAAGCAAGAGGCGGTCGCGGTCCGGCAGGAGGCTGCGTCCACCACGGAGGCGGAGCTCGTGACCGGTGCGGTGCTGCGGGAGGCCTCCGGTTCGGAGCATGCGCTGGCGGCCGGGATGCGGCTTCGCTCGGGCATGGCGGTGCGGACGCCTCCGAAGGCTTCGGCGGTGCTGCGGCTTCCGGATGCGAGCCGGGTGCGGCTGTCGGCGGGCTCGGACGTCGTGTTCGCGCGCGCGGAGTCGAACGCCGTGCATCTGACCGTCCAGCAGGGACGGCTCTCCGTGCGTGCTTCTCATGCGAAGCGCGAGGCGTTCCTCGTGGAGTCCGCCGGCCTGCGCGTCTCCGTCGTGGGGACGGTCTTCTCGGTGGAGCGCACGGCGGCCGGTGCCGCGGTGGCGGTCCTGGAAGGACGCGTGCGCGTGGACGCGGAGGGTCAGCCTCCCCGCTTCGTGGACGCGGGTGAACGCGTGGAACTCGCTGGCACGGGCGAAGCGCTGAAGCCCCGCGCCCTCTCCGCCGGAGACCGGCAGGCGTTCCGCGACCTGCGAGCCGCCGAACCGGGCCCCGCGGTCGCGAGCGCCTTGCCCACGAAGAAGGCCCCTCCACGACCGGAGGGCGGCAGCTCCCCGCGCCAGTCCGTTGCCACGGCCGCCAATCCGTTGGATGCGCCCGCGCCCGGCACCCCGTCCGTGGAGGACAACGCCGCACCGTCGCAGGCCGTCGCCAACGTGACGCCGGACTCCCCTGCCCCAGAAATGCCGCGCCAATCCGTTGCCACCGCCTCCAATCCCTTGGAGAGCGCTCCGGCCCAGGCGCAGGCGTCCAACACGGAGATTCCCCAGGCGGTGGCCGTGATTCCGAACGAGGCCTCTCCGTCCGACGACTTCGTGCCCTACCCCGGCTCGCCGACGGGCTCGCTCGCGTCCTCCGCGCCCCTGCCGACACCGGGCGCCGTGCAGGCTCCGTCCATGGCCCCGGCCGCTCCCACGGAGCCGCGCAAGCGCAAGACGCTGAGCGCGCTCGTCCCGGGCGGACTCCTGTCGGACGACTCCGATGAACGGTTCCTCGGCTACGCCAAGGTGCAGACCGCCGCCGCCACGTGCGGGCGCTTCCTCGTGGGACTCGGGGAGATCGCCGCAGCCAGCCCGCGCACGGGCCACCGGGAAGAGGCTCGCATCCTGCGCGGCCGCTGCTTCAACAAGCAGCACCAGCCCTCGGACGCGGAGGACGAGTTCCGCCAGTACCTCCGCGAGTTCCCCAACGGCCGCTACGCCACCGAGGCTCGTATTGCCCTGGGCCTGTCCGCCGAGCCGCAGCCGGGCGCACCCGCGAACGCCCCCGCGCCCCTGCCGGTCCCCACGCCCGTCACGCCGCGGTGGAACGGCTCGCCGCAGCGGACGCCCGTCAGCCCCGGGGTTCCTCGTCGCTGGTGA
- a CDS encoding cystathionine gamma-synthase: MRFDTLAIHAGQEPDPTTGAIMTPVYLTSTYVQDGPGEHKGYEYSRTQNPTRKALQDCLAALEGAKYGAAFASGLAGTDMLMHMLEAGDHVIVSDDVYGGTFRIFDKVFKRSGLNFSFVDLSKPENFEAAITPKTKMVWVETPTNPMLKLIDLGRIAEIAKKRGILSVADNTFMTPYFQKPLSLGFDVVAHSTTKYLNGHSDVVGGFVCTSRDDIAERMYFLQNAVGGVSGAFDSFLVLRGVKTLHVRMDRHAQNAMKVAQYLATHKQVKKVTYPGLETHPQYALAKQQMTGFGGMLTFDIHGGLEAARTFLKTVKVFACAESLGGVESLIEHPAIMTHASIPRETREKLGIADGFIRLSVGIEDAQDLIDDLAQALERVK; encoded by the coding sequence ATGCGCTTCGACACGCTCGCCATCCACGCCGGCCAGGAGCCGGATCCCACCACCGGCGCCATCATGACGCCCGTGTACCTGACCTCCACCTATGTCCAGGACGGGCCGGGGGAGCACAAGGGCTACGAGTACAGCCGCACGCAGAACCCCACGCGCAAGGCGCTGCAGGACTGCCTGGCCGCGCTGGAGGGCGCGAAGTACGGCGCCGCGTTCGCGTCCGGCCTCGCCGGCACGGACATGCTGATGCACATGCTGGAGGCCGGTGACCACGTCATCGTCTCCGACGACGTGTACGGCGGCACCTTCCGCATCTTCGACAAGGTGTTCAAGCGCTCTGGCCTGAACTTCTCCTTCGTGGACCTCTCCAAGCCGGAGAACTTCGAGGCGGCCATCACCCCGAAGACGAAGATGGTCTGGGTGGAGACGCCGACGAACCCGATGCTCAAGCTCATCGACCTGGGCCGCATCGCCGAAATCGCGAAGAAGCGCGGCATCCTGTCCGTCGCGGACAACACGTTCATGACGCCGTACTTCCAGAAGCCGCTGTCGCTGGGCTTCGACGTCGTCGCGCACTCCACGACGAAGTACCTCAACGGCCACAGCGACGTGGTGGGCGGCTTCGTCTGCACCAGCCGCGACGACATCGCGGAGCGGATGTACTTCCTGCAGAACGCGGTGGGCGGCGTGTCCGGCGCCTTCGACAGCTTCCTCGTGCTGCGCGGCGTGAAGACGCTGCACGTGCGCATGGACCGCCACGCGCAGAACGCGATGAAGGTGGCCCAGTACCTGGCCACGCACAAGCAGGTGAAGAAGGTCACCTACCCGGGCCTGGAGACGCATCCGCAGTACGCGCTCGCCAAGCAGCAGATGACCGGCTTCGGCGGCATGCTGACGTTCGACATCCACGGCGGCCTGGAGGCGGCGCGCACCTTCCTCAAGACGGTGAAGGTCTTCGCCTGCGCCGAGTCCCTGGGCGGCGTCGAGTCCCTCATCGAGCACCCGGCCATCATGACCCACGCCTCCATCCCGCGTGAGACGCGGGAGAAGCTGGGCATCGCGGACGGCTTCATCCGCCTGTCCGTCGGCATCGAGGACGCGCAGGACCTCATCGACGACCTCGCGCAGGCGCTCGAGCGCGTGAAGTAG
- a CDS encoding discoidin domain-containing protein — protein sequence MRNRLLVSTCLLGAWLATGCESPPASTDSDFPPVALPESLAASNCNQVVTKAVTASGDDGNVPANTQDDDLSTRWSAQGTGVWLQMDLGTAQTLTGTTIAWHRGNERQNHFVVSTSTDGSSFTQAYAGDSALNTAAQTVAFSSRSARYVRVTVNGNTVNDWNSIAEARACSASAPPSTSDSGPALPRLPYLQSVKQTSAIVAFRTASSCNPTVRYGEGTSLTSSVSAGVTGTRHAVKLSGLSAGRTYGYVVEACGSKTGLRSFQTSTLSTATKAHFTAMGDFGTGGSMQAKVMAVMNTPAWRSELLLALGDNAYPDGTDAEFQEHLFTPMAGLLREVPMFATPGNHEYVTNQGQPYLDNMYLPANNPQGTERYYSFDWGPVHFLSLDSNCAVGLASADRCTLAAQKAWAEADLAANTRPWTVAFFHHPSWSSGEHGSQLTMRRQFGPLFEKYGVDLVLTGHDHDYERSKPMYGDNVASSTQRGIPYLVVGSGGATLRAFATSQPAWTAVRDAAAYGFLDVVVDGGTLTARLITSSNTVRDTLVLKKTLLKSATRVHASALEADEARAEEAQDTPPGPTDDRAEPRLRGPVPPADTPESVADPEEPLPQ from the coding sequence ATGCGTAACCGACTGCTTGTCTCCACCTGCCTCCTGGGCGCGTGGCTCGCGACTGGCTGCGAGTCCCCGCCCGCTTCCACCGACTCCGACTTCCCTCCCGTCGCGCTGCCGGAGTCACTCGCCGCGTCCAACTGCAACCAGGTCGTCACGAAGGCGGTGACGGCCAGCGGCGACGACGGCAACGTCCCCGCCAACACGCAGGACGACGACCTGTCCACGCGCTGGAGCGCGCAGGGCACGGGCGTCTGGCTCCAGATGGACCTGGGCACGGCGCAAACGCTCACGGGCACCACCATCGCGTGGCACCGGGGCAACGAGCGCCAGAACCACTTCGTCGTCTCCACGTCCACCGACGGCAGCAGCTTCACCCAGGCGTACGCGGGCGACAGCGCGCTCAACACGGCCGCGCAGACGGTGGCGTTCTCCTCGCGCAGCGCGCGCTACGTGCGCGTCACCGTCAACGGCAACACGGTGAACGACTGGAACTCCATCGCGGAGGCGCGGGCGTGCTCGGCCTCCGCGCCGCCGTCCACCAGCGACTCCGGCCCCGCGCTGCCACGGCTGCCTTATCTACAAAGCGTGAAGCAGACGTCCGCCATCGTGGCCTTCCGCACCGCCAGCAGCTGCAACCCCACGGTGCGCTACGGCGAGGGCACCAGCCTCACGTCCTCCGTCAGCGCGGGCGTGACCGGCACGCGCCACGCGGTGAAGCTGTCCGGCCTGTCCGCGGGCCGCACCTACGGCTACGTGGTGGAGGCCTGCGGCAGCAAGACGGGCCTGCGCTCCTTCCAGACGTCCACGCTGTCCACCGCCACGAAGGCGCACTTCACCGCGATGGGCGACTTCGGCACCGGCGGCAGCATGCAGGCGAAGGTGATGGCTGTGATGAACACGCCCGCGTGGCGCTCGGAGCTGCTGCTGGCGCTGGGTGACAACGCCTACCCGGACGGCACGGACGCGGAGTTCCAGGAGCACCTCTTCACGCCCATGGCGGGCCTGCTGCGCGAGGTCCCCATGTTCGCCACGCCCGGCAACCACGAGTACGTGACGAACCAGGGGCAGCCCTACCTGGACAACATGTACCTGCCGGCCAACAACCCGCAGGGCACCGAGCGCTACTACTCCTTCGACTGGGGCCCGGTGCACTTCCTCTCGCTGGACTCCAACTGCGCGGTGGGCCTGGCGTCCGCGGACCGGTGCACGCTCGCGGCGCAGAAGGCGTGGGCGGAGGCGGACCTGGCCGCGAACACGCGCCCGTGGACGGTGGCCTTCTTCCACCATCCGTCCTGGTCCAGCGGTGAGCACGGCTCGCAGCTCACCATGCGCCGCCAGTTCGGCCCGCTGTTCGAGAAGTACGGCGTGGACCTGGTCCTCACCGGCCACGACCACGACTACGAGCGCAGCAAGCCCATGTACGGCGACAACGTGGCCTCCAGCACCCAGCGCGGCATCCCGTACCTCGTCGTCGGCAGCGGTGGCGCCACGCTGCGCGCCTTCGCCACCAGCCAGCCCGCGTGGACCGCCGTGCGCGACGCCGCGGCCTACGGCTTCCTGGACGTGGTGGTGGACGGCGGCACGCTCACCGCGCGGCTGATCACCTCCAGCAACACCGTGCGCGACACGCTGGTCCTCAAGAAGACGCTGCTGAAGTCCGCCACCCGCGTCCACGCCAGCGCCCTGGAGGCGGACGAGGCCCGGGCGGAGGAGGCCCAGGACACGCCGCCGGGCCCCACGGACGACCGCGCCGAGCCCAGGCTGCGCGGCCCCGTGCCGCCCGCGGACACGCCGGAGTCCGTGGCCGATCCGGAAGAGCCGCTTCCGCAGTAG
- a CDS encoding sigma-70 family RNA polymerase sigma factor translates to MFSRGARTWASASPPESGVGVVGARAPASSDEAHLRLLVHRIQEGDLAAFEQLYEATKQDVARTLRHLVGNRVEVDDLLQETYLRLLTAVKGFRGESRFRTFLYRVCANVALSHLRWKRRRPEDPFADPPEVVATGEDPERAAERRQAARLVEAALEKLKPKKRIVFVYHELCGMSPDEIALAVGSSANTVRSRLHHARLEFTEAMQRLVVARPVGGSHGRP, encoded by the coding sequence GTGTTCAGCCGAGGAGCGCGCACGTGGGCGTCCGCGTCCCCGCCGGAGTCCGGCGTGGGCGTGGTGGGCGCGCGCGCTCCGGCGTCTTCCGACGAGGCCCACCTGCGGCTCCTGGTCCACCGGATCCAGGAGGGGGACCTGGCCGCCTTCGAGCAGCTCTACGAGGCCACGAAGCAGGACGTGGCGCGCACGCTGCGCCACCTGGTGGGAAACCGCGTGGAGGTGGACGACCTGCTCCAGGAGACGTACCTGCGGCTGCTCACGGCGGTGAAGGGCTTCCGGGGCGAGTCGCGCTTCAGGACGTTCCTCTACCGGGTGTGCGCCAACGTGGCGCTCAGCCATCTGAGGTGGAAGCGGCGCCGGCCGGAGGACCCCTTCGCGGACCCGCCGGAGGTGGTGGCCACGGGCGAGGACCCGGAGCGCGCCGCGGAGCGGCGTCAGGCCGCCCGGCTGGTGGAGGCGGCGCTGGAGAAGCTCAAGCCCAAGAAGCGCATCGTCTTCGTCTACCACGAGCTGTGCGGCATGAGCCCGGACGAGATTGCCCTCGCCGTGGGAAGCTCCGCCAACACCGTGCGCAGCCGCCTGCACCACGCGAGATTGGAGTTCACCGAGGCCATGCAGCGTCTGGTCGTCGCCCGGCCGGTGGGAGGTTCCCATGGCCGGCCATGA